A stretch of the Myxococcus guangdongensis genome encodes the following:
- a CDS encoding YfbK domain-containing protein, translating to MSRVKPSMKSALLRSLCGVLLCLASPAWAQVGEVTGVVSEAKDTRPLAGVKVHAASPALSSPRTVTTDERGQYRLASLPAGLYTLRFEKESFQPVTREGVRVEAGRTLDVAVELQALPVSHHPFASLTPFAPPLRLESDGVAWMAVPRAGDIRDRAPPWALPQVSLMPSEGSGERRYVPGSKFLRDSDLRGHGVNPTIDTEEENASTYPLRVSTASYALTRGHLERDSLPAEEAVRVEDFVNSFSPKAGGEDAGPFIVDVEGFPSPSRKGYHVVRVTLRTRSSFSDVGVQLEFDKRAVARYRLVGYENPSATPPEPLGDDVKPDPVALSADASVTAIYEVKLIAPAIAFGVLRILYEEGENTMWRRANKLLPSSVLRSSMARASPDTRLVYVAAAFAERLRGSPWTRSLDWARLHALWQDLGEPLVSRPDVANLGALIKKAGTLDARKERPGSDGASMDPDLLPSSGR from the coding sequence GTGTCCCGCGTGAAGCCCTCGATGAAGAGCGCCCTGCTTCGCTCCCTCTGCGGAGTCCTCCTGTGCCTCGCCTCGCCGGCGTGGGCGCAGGTGGGCGAGGTGACGGGCGTGGTCTCCGAGGCGAAGGACACGCGGCCCCTGGCGGGCGTGAAGGTCCACGCCGCGTCCCCCGCGCTGTCCTCGCCGCGCACCGTGACGACCGATGAGCGGGGCCAGTATCGACTCGCGTCCCTGCCGGCGGGCCTCTACACGCTGCGCTTCGAGAAGGAGTCCTTCCAGCCCGTCACCCGCGAGGGTGTTCGTGTGGAGGCGGGACGGACGCTCGACGTGGCGGTGGAGCTCCAGGCGCTGCCCGTGTCCCATCATCCCTTCGCGTCCCTGACGCCGTTCGCGCCGCCGCTGCGGTTGGAGTCGGACGGAGTCGCCTGGATGGCGGTGCCTCGCGCGGGCGACATCCGAGACCGCGCGCCGCCGTGGGCGCTGCCCCAGGTGTCGCTGATGCCCAGCGAGGGCTCGGGTGAGCGCCGCTACGTGCCGGGCAGCAAGTTCCTGCGCGATTCGGACCTGCGGGGCCACGGCGTCAACCCGACCATCGACACCGAGGAGGAGAACGCCTCCACGTACCCGCTGCGGGTGAGCACGGCCTCGTATGCGCTGACGCGTGGCCACCTGGAGCGCGACTCGCTGCCGGCCGAGGAGGCGGTGCGGGTGGAGGACTTCGTCAACAGCTTCTCTCCCAAGGCGGGTGGCGAGGACGCGGGACCATTCATCGTCGACGTGGAGGGGTTCCCCTCGCCCAGCCGCAAGGGCTACCACGTGGTGCGCGTGACGCTGCGCACGCGCTCGTCCTTCAGCGACGTGGGCGTGCAGCTCGAGTTCGACAAGCGCGCCGTGGCCCGCTATCGCCTGGTGGGCTACGAGAATCCATCCGCCACGCCGCCGGAGCCGCTCGGCGACGACGTGAAGCCGGACCCCGTGGCCCTCTCCGCCGACGCGTCCGTCACCGCCATCTACGAGGTGAAGCTGATTGCCCCGGCCATCGCCTTCGGTGTCCTGCGCATCCTCTACGAGGAGGGCGAGAACACCATGTGGCGCCGCGCGAACAAGCTGTTGCCCTCCAGCGTCCTGCGCTCGTCCATGGCGCGCGCCTCGCCCGACACGCGGCTGGTCTACGTGGCCGCCGCCTTCGCGGAGAGGCTGCGCGGCTCGCCCTGGACGCGCTCGCTCGACTGGGCGCGGCTGCACGCGCTCTGGCAGGACCTCGGTGAGCCGCTGGTGAGCCGGCCGGACGTGGCGAACCTGGGCGCGCTCATCAAGAAGGCGGGCACGCTCGACGCGCGCAAGGAGCGCCCCGGCTCGGATGGCGCGAGCATGGACCCCGACCTGCTCCCGAGCTCCGGGAGGTAG
- a CDS encoding ankyrin repeat domain-containing protein, translated as MSSHRVSSLRLGFDGTAPLGLLLAALASLLMTTSAEAASIERELPSDSRSWSAKDCFTWRPDLNSFRQGQKPPSFESRFPARSIEGCEIHVVRVVSVRDQGATKYRPPRVELAVEETLLGVTPGEHLPAVFSSGVPEFRCGTQGPGTQEPAPEPHVTGPDIGQRFIVMGGWNEARDWFEVASSGRWHFNTSEHDWFKQGVARLRRKNPGFDARMASLRKKAVTQQVDAALRTAVQERDLPRVRELVAQGANVGPQREPDTSALSSATLNGDKDIIRALLPGIRPGMRDSMALKHAIELRDPHLLEELLAAGLGVQPREGDASALHTALHQMNCEMVRLLLGKGANPNHGGKDAVYPLQVAVSHREALRCVPLLLQHGAKPDSGWPAHKTTPLAQLAEQAYSRDAELAVRALVAAGARMDRAFPPELRDVSQIQDDAMRALFEELSGRAAARPRSRATAAGTPVSPTAVRR; from the coding sequence ATGTCCTCCCACCGCGTGTCCTCCCTCCGCCTCGGCTTCGATGGCACCGCGCCCCTGGGGCTGCTCCTCGCGGCGCTGGCATCGTTGCTGATGACGACCTCCGCCGAGGCGGCGTCCATCGAGCGTGAGCTGCCCTCGGATTCGCGGAGCTGGTCCGCGAAGGACTGCTTCACCTGGCGTCCGGACCTGAACAGCTTCAGACAAGGCCAGAAGCCCCCTTCGTTCGAGTCGAGGTTCCCCGCCCGCTCCATCGAGGGCTGCGAAATCCACGTCGTCCGCGTCGTCTCGGTGCGAGACCAGGGCGCCACGAAGTACCGGCCCCCGAGGGTGGAGCTGGCGGTCGAGGAGACGTTGCTGGGCGTCACGCCCGGGGAGCACCTCCCCGCCGTCTTCAGCAGCGGGGTTCCGGAGTTCCGCTGTGGAACCCAGGGCCCGGGAACCCAGGAGCCCGCCCCCGAGCCGCACGTCACCGGACCCGACATCGGGCAGAGGTTCATCGTCATGGGAGGATGGAACGAGGCGCGCGACTGGTTCGAGGTCGCGTCGTCGGGACGCTGGCACTTCAACACCTCGGAGCACGACTGGTTCAAGCAAGGGGTGGCGCGACTGCGCAGGAAGAATCCCGGCTTCGACGCGCGCATGGCGAGTCTGAGGAAGAAGGCGGTCACCCAGCAGGTCGACGCGGCCCTGCGCACGGCCGTCCAGGAGCGCGACCTCCCGCGGGTCCGGGAGCTGGTGGCGCAGGGCGCGAATGTCGGCCCCCAGCGGGAACCCGACACGTCCGCGCTCTCCAGCGCCACCCTGAACGGGGACAAGGACATCATCCGGGCGCTGCTGCCCGGCATCCGCCCGGGCATGCGCGACAGCATGGCCTTGAAGCACGCCATCGAGCTGCGCGACCCTCATCTGCTGGAGGAGCTGCTGGCGGCGGGCCTCGGGGTCCAGCCACGCGAGGGCGACGCCAGCGCGCTCCACACGGCGCTCCACCAGATGAACTGCGAGATGGTCCGCCTCCTGCTCGGGAAGGGCGCCAACCCCAACCACGGGGGGAAGGACGCCGTCTATCCGCTCCAGGTCGCCGTCTCCCACCGCGAGGCCCTGCGCTGCGTCCCCCTCCTCCTCCAGCACGGAGCGAAGCCGGACTCCGGGTGGCCCGCCCACAAGACGACGCCCCTGGCGCAGCTCGCGGAGCAGGCCTACTCGCGAGACGCGGAGCTCGCGGTCCGTGCCCTGGTCGCCGCGGGGGCCCGGATGGACCGGGCCTTCCCCCCGGAGCTCCGGGACGTGAGCCAGATTCAGGACGACGCGATGCGCGCCCTCTTCGAGGAGCTGAGCGGGAGGGCCGCGGCCCGGCCACGCTCGCGTGCTACTGCCGCTGGAACTCCGGTGAGCCCAACAGCAGTCCGGCGATGA
- a CDS encoding sensor histidine kinase — protein MLRRLLPMLVALVLGLLGLAWGLGSLHRIFAEEREDARRSLDSRREALEQYARASLTQTLRDRLEAARPALEAAVTDPLAPATGLYLRERGTQVLPRLALHDTGEDTPASERYARLRAGTEVAEDKDDPWAERLARTRAVETALTRGDRRASTVALMALLQHRSQYVLASTRDVPGLLVVLEALAEKGDPVPQLMQALVREGLSDGRGGRLDGLQRLLLSRRSRFTPADFQFLLTRVAALSSKVGAPVEDLQARASELVKSPLPLPDALPGPALVRAGWYLEPRGGNQVRGVAVDAGVLLASLTREMRERGLLDAEGTVKLLGDAAVVAVDALPLSVVTPEWARAETALERRYRLKTGMVLLCAGLAVGIAALAFLAQHRKYRFLELKSDFVATVSHELRTPLASIRLLAETLEWRLAEGAEARDYPGRIVREADGLGFLVENLLSFNRIDKGRWVARLEPVRLEELVALMRRDLEAWSKVPVELEAHVGELSLRADSQLLRLLLSNLARNACAYNARQPVRLRVEAMPGGRVRFSDNGVGIPPQDWERVFGEFVRLPGQGREVPGSGLGLALCRRIMRLHGGTLRVVASSPEGTTFELSFPSTATI, from the coding sequence ATGCTCCGCCGGCTGCTGCCCATGCTCGTCGCGCTGGTGCTCGGCCTCCTCGGGCTCGCCTGGGGACTGGGCTCGCTGCACCGCATCTTCGCCGAGGAGCGCGAGGACGCCCGCCGCTCGCTCGACTCGCGGCGCGAGGCCCTGGAGCAGTACGCCCGCGCGTCCCTGACGCAGACGCTGAGGGACCGCTTGGAGGCGGCGAGGCCCGCGTTGGAGGCCGCGGTGACGGACCCGCTGGCGCCCGCCACCGGCCTGTACCTGCGCGAGCGCGGGACCCAGGTGCTGCCCCGACTGGCGCTCCACGACACGGGTGAGGACACCCCCGCGAGCGAGCGGTACGCGCGGCTGCGCGCGGGCACCGAGGTGGCGGAGGACAAGGACGACCCGTGGGCGGAGCGGCTCGCGAGGACGCGCGCGGTGGAGACGGCGCTGACCCGAGGAGACCGACGCGCCTCCACGGTGGCGTTGATGGCGTTGCTGCAACACCGCTCGCAGTACGTGCTCGCCTCGACGCGGGACGTGCCGGGGCTGCTCGTGGTGCTCGAGGCCCTGGCGGAGAAGGGCGACCCGGTGCCGCAGCTCATGCAGGCCCTGGTGCGCGAGGGCCTGTCGGATGGACGTGGAGGCCGACTGGATGGCTTGCAGCGCCTGCTGTTGTCGCGCCGCTCGCGCTTCACGCCCGCGGACTTCCAGTTCCTGCTCACGCGCGTGGCGGCGCTCTCGTCGAAGGTGGGCGCGCCCGTGGAGGACTTGCAGGCCCGCGCGAGTGAGCTCGTGAAGAGCCCCTTGCCGCTGCCGGACGCGCTCCCGGGCCCAGCCCTGGTGCGCGCGGGGTGGTACCTGGAGCCTCGCGGTGGCAACCAGGTGCGCGGCGTGGCGGTGGACGCGGGGGTGCTGCTCGCGTCGCTCACGCGGGAGATGCGCGAGCGCGGGCTCCTGGACGCGGAGGGAACGGTGAAGCTGCTCGGCGACGCGGCGGTGGTGGCCGTGGACGCGCTGCCCTTGTCGGTGGTGACGCCCGAGTGGGCGCGCGCCGAGACGGCGCTGGAGCGGCGCTACCGGCTGAAGACGGGCATGGTGCTGTTGTGCGCGGGGCTCGCGGTGGGCATCGCCGCGCTGGCCTTCCTCGCGCAGCACCGCAAGTACCGCTTCCTGGAGCTGAAGAGCGACTTCGTGGCCACGGTGTCCCACGAACTGCGCACGCCGCTGGCCTCCATCCGCCTGCTCGCGGAGACGCTCGAGTGGCGACTGGCCGAGGGCGCCGAGGCGCGCGACTACCCGGGCCGCATCGTGCGCGAGGCGGACGGCCTGGGCTTCCTGGTGGAGAACCTGCTGTCCTTCAATCGCATCGACAAGGGCCGCTGGGTGGCCCGCTTGGAGCCGGTGCGCCTGGAGGAGCTGGTGGCGTTGATGCGCCGCGACTTGGAGGCCTGGTCCAAGGTGCCCGTGGAGCTGGAGGCGCACGTGGGCGAGCTGTCCTTGCGCGCCGATTCGCAGCTGTTGCGCCTGCTCCTCTCCAACCTCGCGCGCAACGCGTGCGCCTACAACGCCCGGCAGCCGGTGCGCCTGCGCGTGGAGGCGATGCCCGGTGGACGCGTGCGCTTCTCCGACAACGGCGTGGGGATTCCGCCCCAGGATTGGGAGCGCGTCTTCGGCGAGTTCGTCCGCCTGCCCGGCCAGGGCCGCGAGGTGCCCGGCAGCGGCCTGGGCCTGGCGCTGTGCCGCCGCATCATGCGTCTTCACGGAGGCACCCTGCGCGTGGTGGCCTCCAGCCCCGAGGGCACCACCTTCGAGCTCTCGTTTCCCTCGACTGCGACGATATGA
- a CDS encoding type 1 glutamine amidotransferase domain-containing protein gives MEEMLTAVKVLLIVTSHSQFGDTGEKTGFWLEELAAPYEAFVDAGAQVDIASPEGGAAPVDPRSEKEQTESTRAFLSDAQAKKKLANTLKLAKVQDKYDAYFVVGGHGVMWDLSKHAPTHKLLSAGYARGAVVAAVCHGPAALVGVKGPDGQPLVKGKRVAGFSNAEEKAAKFDAIVPFALETRLKELGARYESGPLWESFVVSDGRLVTGQNPASSAATAREVLHQLREKKQP, from the coding sequence ATGGAAGAGATGCTGACCGCCGTGAAGGTCCTGCTGATTGTCACCAGCCACTCGCAGTTCGGAGACACGGGAGAGAAGACGGGCTTCTGGCTGGAGGAGCTCGCCGCGCCCTACGAGGCGTTCGTCGACGCGGGGGCGCAGGTGGACATCGCGTCTCCGGAGGGCGGGGCCGCGCCGGTGGACCCTCGCAGCGAGAAGGAGCAAACGGAGTCCACGCGGGCGTTCCTGTCCGATGCGCAGGCGAAGAAGAAGCTGGCGAACACGCTCAAGCTCGCGAAGGTGCAGGACAAGTACGACGCGTACTTCGTGGTGGGTGGGCACGGCGTGATGTGGGACCTGTCGAAGCACGCGCCCACGCACAAGCTGTTGTCCGCGGGGTACGCGCGCGGAGCGGTGGTGGCGGCGGTCTGCCACGGGCCCGCGGCGCTGGTGGGCGTGAAGGGGCCGGACGGGCAGCCGCTGGTGAAGGGCAAGCGCGTGGCGGGCTTCAGCAACGCGGAGGAGAAGGCGGCGAAGTTCGACGCCATCGTCCCGTTCGCGCTGGAGACGCGGTTGAAGGAGCTGGGGGCCCGCTACGAGTCAGGTCCGTTGTGGGAGAGCTTCGTCGTGAGCGACGGCCGGCTCGTCACCGGGCAGAACCCGGCGTCGTCCGCCGCCACCGCGCGCGAGGTGCTCCACCAACTGCGCGAGAAGAAGCAGCCCTGA
- a CDS encoding response regulator transcription factor, with the protein MNPTQPTILLVEDDPNLRLALRDSLEHQGGYAVEEASTVREAREHLSRGAFQLLLLDVMLPDGDGYSLCRALREEGVATPVLMLTARTLEDDVVRGFEAGAQDYLGKPYRLRELLARVGALVRRSGGAAPAKQVRFGGYRMDLDRRKVENPDGAAVELTRTEFDLLAFLVKERERVLRRDDILDAVWGRDVVVDPHTVDNFVSSLKKKLGWNSASRFAIQTVRGVGYRMEIEAP; encoded by the coding sequence ATGAACCCCACCCAGCCCACCATCCTCCTCGTGGAGGACGACCCGAACCTGCGGCTCGCGCTGCGCGACAGCCTGGAGCACCAAGGAGGCTACGCCGTGGAGGAGGCCTCCACCGTGCGCGAGGCCCGCGAGCACCTCTCCCGCGGCGCCTTCCAGCTCCTCCTCCTGGACGTCATGCTGCCGGACGGCGACGGCTACTCGCTGTGCCGCGCGCTGCGCGAGGAGGGCGTCGCCACGCCGGTGTTGATGCTCACCGCACGCACACTGGAGGACGACGTGGTGCGCGGCTTCGAGGCGGGCGCGCAGGACTACCTGGGCAAGCCCTACCGGCTGCGGGAGCTGCTCGCGCGCGTGGGGGCGCTGGTGCGCCGCTCGGGCGGCGCCGCGCCCGCGAAGCAGGTGCGCTTCGGCGGCTACCGGATGGACCTGGACCGCCGCAAGGTGGAGAACCCCGACGGCGCGGCCGTGGAGCTGACGCGCACGGAGTTCGACCTGCTGGCCTTCCTGGTGAAGGAGCGCGAGCGGGTGCTGCGCCGCGACGACATCCTGGACGCGGTGTGGGGGCGCGACGTCGTCGTGGACCCGCACACCGTGGACAACTTCGTCTCCAGCTTGAAGAAGAAGCTGGGGTGGAACAGCGCCTCGCGCTTCGCCATCCAGACGGTGCGCGGGGTGGGCTACCGCATGGAAATCGAAGCGCCCTGA
- a CDS encoding LysR family transcriptional regulator, with translation MLGNREALWTLWEVSRAGTHAAAAARLGITASAVGQQLKALERHTGVALFERVGRRARLTPAGAALVARLAEHLPALDAAVEEASEVHRVVRGEVTLGGPWPFFRYWLRPRLPSLLAAHPELRLDVRFDVPSRVARRLLDGELDLGLVGLLPEAPGLELRPVAQERFVAVASPAYLKRWGSPRSARDFATHRFIAFDADLAMLLPWWRAAFGAREPLPTQVVCRIANLDEMLALAEAGVGLTVLPDYLVGPALREGRVVELTAEAARSASRRPWGTLWVAWRRAAAPTARFLAVRDWLLAKEPRSPPSPIDRRGRRA, from the coding sequence ATGCTTGGCAATCGCGAGGCGCTGTGGACGCTGTGGGAAGTCAGTCGCGCGGGGACGCACGCCGCCGCCGCGGCGCGACTGGGCATCACCGCGTCCGCCGTGGGACAGCAGCTCAAGGCGCTCGAGCGACACACGGGCGTCGCGCTGTTCGAGCGCGTGGGACGAAGGGCGCGGCTCACCCCCGCCGGAGCGGCGCTCGTCGCGCGACTGGCGGAGCACCTGCCCGCGCTGGACGCCGCCGTGGAGGAGGCCTCCGAGGTCCACCGCGTGGTGCGCGGCGAGGTGACCCTGGGCGGCCCCTGGCCCTTCTTCCGCTACTGGCTGCGCCCGCGCCTGCCGTCCCTCCTGGCGGCGCATCCCGAGCTGCGCCTGGACGTCCGCTTCGATGTCCCCAGCCGCGTCGCGCGCAGGCTCCTCGACGGTGAGCTGGACCTGGGCCTCGTCGGCCTGTTGCCCGAGGCCCCGGGCCTGGAGCTGCGCCCCGTGGCCCAGGAGCGCTTCGTCGCCGTGGCCTCCCCTGCCTATTTGAAGCGTTGGGGGAGCCCGAGGAGCGCCCGCGACTTCGCCACGCATCGCTTCATCGCCTTCGACGCGGACCTGGCCATGCTCCTGCCCTGGTGGCGCGCGGCCTTCGGCGCCCGGGAGCCCCTGCCGACGCAGGTCGTCTGCCGCATCGCCAACCTCGACGAGATGCTCGCACTGGCGGAGGCCGGCGTGGGGCTGACGGTGCTGCCCGACTACCTGGTGGGGCCCGCGCTGCGCGAAGGGCGCGTCGTCGAGCTCACCGCGGAGGCCGCCCGCAGCGCCTCACGCCGCCCCTGGGGCACCCTCTGGGTGGCGTGGCGCCGAGCCGCCGCTCCCACCGCGCGCTTCCTCGCGGTCCGCGACTGGTTGCTGGCGAAGGAGCCACGGAGTCCCCCGTCCCCCATCGACAGACGCGGACGGCGCGCCTAG
- a CDS encoding protein-arginine deiminase domain-containing protein, which translates to MKTPAPLGWLLSLVVLGGCSALFDSGGDTGSHSDRLTAPFEPHVDLLADVNRDGVVDERDEAGEETWSAERGAIFLANIDDDQKACPFSPSFTQLSDEQLAGCNDAQDNEVNGEEDLKDLARLRVAPWPGAPSYAVGTVSVTGAGADKVRLFKRMDGQFLSFRIANVLPLSARDLREGADLAIEANDIVRDSAAWDGRVEVTLTVYHVDRPQELFRDTVMMRVAPVVLFHHLSPVRNVYVSRLDTEASARFREDLGGALVSSQEPTLFSEFAVDDLWTQDYFEPAYMAMPTEGGGQHVIQVNLRSANVNTNERPVPLREAGRIVYWLRGRDQAAVQQYQSGMSPESQTLNSMGNTEVIPPYEKDGVKYPLGRLLRGRGPDSEPDFQLDPSFTRMLDAQAVQPVVYLDTSWLAVAHVDETVSFLPVDSPRGWIALVADPAQARRMLMDAQARGHGEAQLFEGKRWMMEQPAEMTVSALLDHAGVMDTNAMAALEIEEQLAVLREETGITDAEIIRVPFLFQSSTHGAMALQPGTVNLLSVSRSLVIAPDPHGPVIDGKDVFKVQMEQALAPHGIRVHWSDTWDPYHVGGGEVHCATNAARVPSPVKWWEGGR; encoded by the coding sequence ATGAAGACGCCCGCGCCCTTGGGGTGGTTGCTCTCGCTGGTGGTGCTCGGCGGGTGCTCCGCCCTCTTCGATTCTGGTGGTGACACCGGCAGCCATTCGGACCGGCTCACCGCGCCGTTCGAGCCGCACGTGGACCTGCTCGCGGACGTCAACCGCGACGGCGTGGTCGACGAGCGGGACGAAGCCGGCGAGGAGACCTGGAGCGCCGAGCGTGGCGCCATCTTCCTGGCCAACATCGACGACGACCAGAAGGCGTGTCCCTTCAGTCCGTCCTTCACCCAGCTCAGCGACGAGCAGCTCGCCGGGTGCAACGACGCCCAGGACAACGAGGTCAACGGTGAGGAGGACCTCAAGGACCTGGCGCGGCTGCGCGTCGCGCCGTGGCCTGGGGCGCCGAGCTACGCGGTGGGCACCGTGTCCGTGACGGGAGCGGGCGCGGACAAGGTGCGCCTGTTCAAGCGCATGGATGGACAGTTCCTGTCGTTCCGCATCGCCAACGTGCTGCCGCTGTCCGCCAGGGATTTGCGCGAGGGCGCGGACCTGGCCATCGAGGCCAACGACATCGTGAGGGACTCGGCCGCGTGGGATGGCCGCGTGGAGGTGACGCTGACCGTCTACCACGTGGACCGTCCACAGGAGCTGTTCCGGGACACGGTGATGATGCGCGTGGCGCCCGTGGTGCTGTTCCATCACCTGTCACCGGTGCGCAACGTCTACGTCTCGCGACTGGACACCGAGGCGTCGGCGCGCTTCCGGGAGGACCTGGGCGGCGCGCTCGTCAGCTCCCAGGAGCCCACGCTCTTCTCCGAGTTCGCGGTGGATGACCTGTGGACCCAGGACTATTTCGAGCCCGCGTACATGGCGATGCCCACCGAGGGCGGCGGACAACACGTCATCCAGGTCAACCTCCGCTCAGCCAACGTCAACACGAACGAGCGCCCGGTGCCGCTGCGCGAGGCCGGACGCATCGTCTACTGGCTGCGCGGCCGGGACCAGGCGGCGGTGCAGCAGTACCAGTCAGGCATGTCGCCCGAATCGCAGACGCTCAACTCCATGGGCAACACCGAGGTCATCCCGCCCTACGAGAAGGACGGCGTGAAGTATCCGCTGGGCCGGCTCCTGCGCGGACGGGGCCCCGACTCCGAGCCCGACTTCCAGCTGGACCCGAGCTTCACGCGGATGCTCGACGCGCAGGCCGTCCAGCCGGTGGTGTACCTGGACACGTCCTGGCTCGCCGTGGCGCACGTGGATGAGACGGTCAGCTTCCTGCCCGTGGACTCGCCGCGTGGATGGATTGCCCTGGTGGCCGACCCCGCCCAGGCGCGGCGCATGCTGATGGATGCGCAGGCGCGCGGACATGGCGAGGCGCAGCTCTTCGAGGGCAAGCGCTGGATGATGGAGCAGCCCGCGGAGATGACGGTCTCCGCGCTGCTGGACCACGCCGGGGTGATGGACACCAACGCGATGGCCGCGCTCGAAATCGAGGAGCAGTTGGCCGTGCTCCGCGAGGAGACGGGAATCACCGACGCGGAGATCATCCGCGTGCCCTTCCTCTTCCAGAGTTCCACCCACGGCGCGATGGCGCTGCAGCCCGGCACGGTGAATCTGTTGTCGGTGTCGCGCTCGCTCGTCATCGCGCCGGACCCGCATGGCCCCGTCATCGACGGGAAGGACGTGTTCAAGGTGCAGATGGAGCAGGCCCTGGCGCCGCACGGCATCCGCGTGCACTGGTCCGACACCTGGGACCCCTACCACGTGGGGGGTGGTGAGGTGCATTGCGCGACGAACGCCGCGCGCGTCCCGTCCCCCGTGAAGTGGTGGGAGGGCGGCCGATGA
- a CDS encoding DUF1800 domain-containing protein has translation MHLLQRWAFGPSARELAEVRRLGVRGWVEARLVRRDAPMSPALAGKLQALPTLEMSMSELLDAYPNRKEREQALLDGRELERPARISEELAAAKLLRAVEGPNPLEEVLVDFWFNHFNVSADKGAVRWMVTSYERDAIRPHVFGRFRTLLGATARHPAMLVYLDNWRSRRDGMPERGRARGDAEDEGEVEMDAEPRPGLNENYARELLELHTLGVEGGYSQTDVREVARCFTGWSVKKPREAPEFVFRRRAHDPESKRVLGQELAAGGGEADGERVLDVLARHPSTARHLATKLARRFVSDSPPPALVDRLAKVFLDTDGDLSSVYRALLDAPEFWATEARGAKVKTPFEFVVSALRVTGAEVEVRPRLVQSVAKMGQPLYRAPAPTGFPEVAAPWVNSGSLVARLNFGLDLVSGRMPGTRVVMESVAWPAEPTAEAWLEALGLALLGTPPSEETRATVLAALSRRKESASAEAERGPVDVALIAGLLLGSPEFQRQ, from the coding sequence GTGCACCTGCTCCAGCGGTGGGCCTTCGGGCCGTCGGCGCGCGAGCTGGCGGAGGTGCGGCGCCTGGGGGTGCGCGGTTGGGTGGAGGCGCGGCTCGTGCGTCGGGACGCGCCGATGTCACCGGCGCTGGCAGGCAAGCTCCAGGCGTTGCCCACGCTGGAGATGTCGATGTCGGAGCTGCTCGACGCGTACCCGAACCGGAAGGAGCGCGAGCAGGCGCTCCTGGATGGGCGTGAGCTGGAGCGCCCCGCGCGAATCAGTGAAGAGCTCGCCGCCGCCAAGCTGCTGCGCGCCGTCGAGGGGCCGAATCCGCTCGAGGAGGTGCTGGTGGACTTCTGGTTCAACCACTTCAACGTCTCCGCGGACAAGGGCGCGGTGCGATGGATGGTGACGTCGTACGAGCGCGACGCCATCCGCCCGCATGTCTTCGGGCGCTTCCGGACGTTGCTCGGCGCCACGGCGCGCCACCCGGCGATGCTCGTCTATCTGGACAACTGGAGGAGCAGGCGTGACGGCATGCCGGAGCGGGGCCGCGCGCGCGGGGACGCGGAGGACGAGGGCGAGGTGGAGATGGACGCCGAGCCCAGGCCGGGGCTCAACGAGAACTACGCGCGCGAGCTGCTGGAGCTGCACACGTTGGGCGTGGAGGGCGGCTACTCGCAGACGGACGTGCGGGAGGTGGCGCGGTGCTTCACGGGGTGGAGCGTGAAGAAGCCGCGCGAGGCGCCCGAGTTCGTCTTCCGTCGTCGGGCGCATGACCCGGAGTCGAAGCGCGTGCTGGGGCAGGAGCTCGCGGCGGGAGGTGGGGAGGCGGATGGGGAGCGGGTGTTGGATGTGCTCGCGCGGCATCCGTCCACGGCGCGGCACCTCGCGACGAAGCTGGCGCGGCGCTTCGTGTCGGACTCGCCGCCCCCGGCGTTGGTGGACCGGTTGGCGAAGGTGTTCCTCGACACGGACGGGGACCTTTCGTCGGTGTACCGCGCGCTGTTGGACGCGCCGGAGTTCTGGGCGACCGAGGCGCGTGGCGCGAAGGTGAAGACGCCCTTCGAGTTCGTGGTGTCCGCGCTGCGGGTGACGGGGGCGGAGGTGGAGGTGCGTCCCCGGCTGGTGCAGTCGGTGGCGAAGATGGGACAGCCCCTGTACCGGGCGCCGGCGCCCACGGGCTTCCCCGAGGTGGCGGCGCCGTGGGTGAACAGCGGCTCGCTGGTGGCGCGGCTGAACTTCGGGTTGGACCTGGTGAGCGGCAGGATGCCTGGGACGCGCGTGGTGATGGAGTCCGTCGCGTGGCCCGCGGAGCCCACGGCGGAGGCGTGGCTGGAGGCGCTCGGGCTCGCGCTCCTGGGGACGCCGCCGTCGGAGGAGACGAGGGCGACGGTGCTCGCCGCGCTCTCCCGCCGGAAGGAGTCGGCGAGCGCCGAGGCGGAGCGAGGGCCCGTCGACGTGGCCCTCATCGCCGGACTGCTGTTGGGCTCACCGGAGTTCCAGCGGCAGTAG